In one window of Nocardiopsis aegyptia DNA:
- a CDS encoding adenylate/guanylate cyclase domain-containing protein — protein sequence MPSRPDPKAIETVLLGGEAVYTREQAIELAGAEPEIAGRVWRALGFPALGDDSVIFAESDVEALRITNSLLQEGVLDEEGVVRFARAMGQTMARLADWQTSILSTLIFKDGDTSAASPLMNHVKELLPDVERLLLHIWRRQLAASTARTLAVMSNGDDVVPNYYPLIVGFADLVSFTTLSRELDEVELAEVVEGFEATAADIVASGGGRVVKTLGDEVLYVADAPQQAADIALRLASGVKTHVEVPDVRVGVAYGPVLTLHGDVFGTTVNRSSRLTSFARPGTVLIDDALAESLTDDDDLQVVKVRARHAHGLGLIQPYALRRNFEPGGH from the coding sequence ATGCCGTCGCGTCCCGACCCGAAAGCGATCGAAACCGTCCTGCTCGGCGGTGAAGCGGTCTACACCAGGGAACAGGCGATCGAACTCGCCGGTGCCGAGCCCGAGATCGCCGGGCGCGTCTGGCGCGCCCTCGGCTTCCCCGCCCTGGGCGACGACTCCGTCATCTTCGCCGAGAGCGACGTCGAGGCCCTGCGCATCACCAACTCGCTCCTGCAGGAGGGCGTGCTGGACGAGGAGGGCGTGGTCCGCTTCGCCCGCGCCATGGGGCAGACGATGGCGCGCCTGGCCGACTGGCAGACCAGCATCCTGAGCACCCTCATCTTCAAGGACGGCGACACCTCCGCGGCCAGTCCGCTGATGAACCACGTCAAGGAACTGCTGCCGGACGTCGAACGGCTGCTGCTGCACATCTGGCGCCGCCAGCTCGCCGCGTCGACCGCCCGCACGCTGGCGGTGATGTCCAACGGCGACGACGTGGTCCCCAACTACTACCCGCTGATCGTCGGGTTCGCCGACCTGGTCTCCTTCACCACCCTCAGCCGCGAACTCGACGAGGTCGAGCTGGCCGAGGTCGTGGAGGGCTTCGAGGCCACCGCGGCGGACATCGTCGCCTCCGGCGGCGGCCGGGTGGTCAAGACGCTCGGCGACGAGGTGCTCTACGTCGCCGACGCCCCCCAGCAGGCGGCCGACATCGCCCTGCGGCTGGCCTCGGGGGTCAAGACGCACGTGGAGGTGCCCGACGTCAGAGTCGGGGTGGCCTACGGGCCGGTCCTGACCCTGCACGGCGACGTCTTCGGCACCACCGTCAACCGCTCCAGCCGACTGACCTCCTTCGCCCGGCCCGGCACCGTGCTCATCGACGACGCCCTGGCCGAGAGCCTCACCGACGACGACGATCTCCAGGTGGTCAAGGTGCGGGCCCGCCACGCGCACGGGCTCGGTCTCATCCAGCCCTACGCCCTGCGCCGCAACTTCGAGCCCGGCGGCCACTGA
- a CDS encoding PH domain-containing protein, which yields MAIADRYLSDGEELVHVARQHWTVLVGEFVALLLIVAVVGTALWFLPWDQDWSLIAMAVVVGVGLVAAIVFWFVPMLRWSTTVYILTNQRLMMRDGIVSRQGRDIPLTRVNDVSFAISLWERLMRYGTLSVQSASEQEGMVLRRVPRPQWFQSEIYRQVNAVHTVRRPDVPPGSGG from the coding sequence ATGGCTATCGCGGACCGATATCTCTCCGACGGCGAGGAGCTCGTCCACGTCGCCCGCCAGCACTGGACCGTTCTGGTGGGCGAGTTCGTGGCGCTGCTGCTCATCGTCGCGGTCGTCGGAACCGCGTTGTGGTTCCTCCCGTGGGACCAGGACTGGAGCCTGATCGCCATGGCCGTGGTGGTGGGCGTCGGCCTGGTCGCCGCGATCGTCTTCTGGTTCGTCCCCATGCTCAGGTGGTCGACCACCGTCTACATCCTCACCAACCAGCGCCTGATGATGCGTGACGGCATCGTGTCCAGACAGGGCCGGGACATCCCCCTCACCAGGGTCAACGACGTCTCCTTCGCCATCTCGCTCTGGGAACGCCTCATGCGGTACGGAACGTTGTCCGTACAGTCGGCGTCGGAGCAGGAGGGCATGGTCCTGCGCCGGGTGCCGAGGCCCCAGTGGTTCCAGTCCGAGATCTACCGCCAGGTCAACGCCGTCCACACGGTCCGGAGACCGGATGTTCCTCCGGGCTCCGGCGGCTGA